A genomic region of Cannabis sativa cultivar Pink pepper isolate KNU-18-1 chromosome 1, ASM2916894v1, whole genome shotgun sequence contains the following coding sequences:
- the LOC133035384 gene encoding uncharacterized protein LOC133035384: MPNYVKFLKDILTKKRRFGEFETVALTEGCSAMLKNKIPPKMKDPGSFTIPNSIGGRDVGRALCDLGASINLMPMSIFKKLGIGEARPTTVTLQLADRSMAHPDGKIEDVFVQVDKFIFPADFIILDYEEDREVPIILGRPFLATGRTLIDVEKGQLTMRAQDEQATFKVFHPIRAPDAIGECLAIGDMDPNMVEESKFKVSKKATHGRLDSRCDGSFLVVRVYPDGVVELREALSRRKFLGQGVKFGSGEVNREKASISLKDA; the protein is encoded by the exons ATGCCAAATTATGTCaagttcttaaaagatattttgacaaagaaaaggaGGTTTGGCGAGTTTGAAACGGTCGCTTTGACCGAGGGCTGTAGCGCTATGTTGAAGAACAAAATTCCACCTAAAATGAAAGATCCGGGCAGCTTCACAATTCCAAATTCTATTGGGGGACGGGATGTTGGAAGAGCTCTTTGTGATTTGGGAGCTAGTATTAATCTCATGCCCATGTCTATTTTCAAGAAGTtgggaattggagaagcaaggccAACCACCGTCACTTTGCAACTAGCGGATCGTTCCATGGCTCATCCGGATGGAAAAATTGAAGATGTTTTTGTACAAGTAGATAAGTTCATCTTTCCGGCGGACTTCATTATTCTTGACTATGAGGAAGATAGGGAAGTTCCAATCATTTTAGGGAGGCCATTTCTTGCCACGGGAAGGACTTTGATAGATGTTGAAAAAGGACAGCTCACCATGAGAGCTCAAGATGAGCAAGCCACATTCAAGGTTTTCCATCCCATACGTGCCCCGGATGCAATAGGAGAATGCTTAGCAATTGGAGATATGGATCCTAACATGGTTGAGGAGTCCAAATTCAAAGTTAGTAAGAAG GCTACTCATGGACGACTAGATTCAAGGTGTGATGGATCTTTCTTGGTGGTGAGAGTATACCCCGATGGGGTGGTGGAACTTCGTGAAGCACTTTCAAGAAGAAAATTCTTAGGCCAAGGAGTGAAGTTTGGGAGTGGAGAGGTCAACCGAGAAAAGGCCTCTATTTCCTTGAAGGATGCTTGA